Proteins encoded together in one Jaculus jaculus isolate mJacJac1 chromosome 7, mJacJac1.mat.Y.cur, whole genome shotgun sequence window:
- the Chga gene encoding chromogranin-A codes for MHSAAAALALLLCAGQVSALPVNSPMSKGDTKVMRCVLEVISDSLSKPSPMPVSLDCLETLQGDERILSILRHQNLLKELQDLAFQGATERVQQQKQQHGDFEDELSEVLENQDPEAKAEEETAEAPSKDTVEKREDSEEAPQGGGVTEGARPQAFLEPKQDSPMVGHGEKDVTNTQPPASLPGREHPPPQAAEDIEEGLSAQQDQQPRQEEEEEGEAEEKAGPEEEEGPTAAPSSGRGFDSGLDYKEIQKGPSETQTVGGGGKMVAAEARPSKGKGQWERSEQEEEEEEEEVMPGAPGDVLQGGKSQELQPQQQQEQQRLSREWEGAKRWGRMEQLAKELTAEKRPGEEDPDRSMKRPFRARPYGFREPGPQPRWGWSPPSSREDSVEASLPLQTHSDPGEKKEEEGSANRRAEDQELESLSAIEAELEKVAHRLHALRRG; via the exons ATGcactccgccgccgccgccctggCGCTGCTGCTGTGCGCCGGGCAAG tgTCTGCCCTCCCTGTGAACAGTCCTATGTCAAAGGGGGACACCAAG GTGATGAGATGCGTCTTGGAGGTCATCTCTGACTCTCTGTCCAAGCCCAGCCCCATGCCTGTCAGCCTTGACTGTCTGGAGACCCTCCAAGGAG ACGAGCGGATCCTTTCCATCCTGCGACACCAGAATCTGCTGAAGGAGCTCCAGGATCTGGCTTTCCAAG GGGCCACCGAGCGGgtccagcagcagaagcagcagcacgGCGACTTCGAGGATGAACTCTCGGAGGTGCTGGAGAACCAGGACCCTGAGGCCAAGGCAGAAG AGGAGACAGCAGAGGCACCCTCCAAGGACACTGTGGAGAAAAGAGAGGATTCTGAAGAGGCACCGCAGGGTGGCGGGGTCACCGAGGGAGCCAGGCCCCAGGCCTTCCTAGAGCCAAAGCAAGACTCGCCCATGGTGGGGCATGGGGAAAAGGATGTCACCAACACCCAGCCACCAGCCAGCCTCCCCGGCCGGGAACACCCACCCCCACAGGCTGCAGAGGACATAGAGGAGGGTCTGAGTGCTCAGCAAGACCAGCAGCCCagacaggaagaggaggaggagggggaggctgaagagaaggcGGGGCCTGAGGAGGAAGAAGGCCCCACGGCAGCACCCAGCTCTGGCCGTGGCTTTGACTCTGGCCTTGACTACAAGGAGATCCAGAAAG GTCCCTCTGAGACTCAGACTGTGGGTGGAGGTGGAAAGATGGTCGCTGCAGAGGCTCGGCCCTCGAAGGGGAAGGGACAGTGGGAGCGCTCTGagcaagaggaggaagaggaggaggaagaggtgatgCCAGGGGCCCCTGGAGATGTCTTGCAGGGCGGGAAGAGCCAGGAGCTacagccacagcagcagcaggagcagcagcggctCTCCAGGGAGTGGGAGGGTGCCAAGCGATGGGGCAGGATGGAGCAGCTGGCCAAGGAGCTGACGGCAGAGAAGCGCCCGGGCGAGGAGGACCCTGACCGCTCCATGAAGCGCCCCTTCCGGGCCCGGCCCTACGGTTTCAGGGAACCCGGGCCACAGCCACGCTGGGGCTGGAGCCCACCGTCCTCGCGGGAGGACAGTGTGGAGGCCAGCCTGCCCCTGCAGACCCACAGTGACCccggagagaagaaggaggaggagggcagcgCCAACCGCAGAGCAGAG